In Myxococcus stipitatus, the following are encoded in one genomic region:
- a CDS encoding alpha-ketoglutarate-dependent dioxygenase AlkB: MSDLRSIPLGDACEVLVGQLPRELVPGPEAFEALWELHPSEFHEILIHGRQVRTPRWQQAYGADYHYTGRVNRALPLVSPMDAWLAWSRATFDVRLNGLLLNWYDGTEGHYIGKHRDSDVHRIEGSPIITLSFGEERAFRMRPWRGEGFIDLPAVNGGVIVIPWATNRAFTHEVPASARARGRRISVTLRAFDT; encoded by the coding sequence ATGAGCGACCTTCGTTCCATCCCTCTGGGCGACGCGTGCGAAGTCCTGGTGGGGCAGTTGCCGCGAGAGCTGGTGCCCGGCCCGGAGGCGTTCGAGGCCCTCTGGGAACTCCATCCGAGCGAGTTCCATGAGATCTTGATTCACGGCAGGCAGGTCCGGACGCCGCGTTGGCAGCAGGCGTACGGCGCCGACTATCACTACACGGGCCGGGTCAACCGGGCGTTGCCTCTGGTCTCACCCATGGACGCGTGGCTTGCGTGGTCGCGAGCGACCTTCGACGTGCGCCTCAATGGCCTGCTCTTGAACTGGTACGACGGAACGGAGGGGCACTACATCGGCAAGCATCGCGACAGCGATGTCCACCGCATCGAGGGCTCGCCCATCATCACGCTCTCCTTCGGGGAGGAGCGTGCGTTTCGGATGAGGCCGTGGCGGGGCGAGGGGTTCATCGACCTCCCCGCGGTGAACGGTGGCGTCATCGTGATTCCGTGGGCGACGAACCGGGCCTTCACTCACGAGGTCCCGGCGTCCGCGCGAGCACGTGGGCGGAGGATTTCGGTGACACTCCGAGCGTTCGACACCTGA
- a CDS encoding alpha/beta hydrolase, translating to MAVAVGALLLLAGVAMGAWWWMGRALFQPGSVESVLATRGETFEVPPGQAVDAPFWQVAPEVRLRHLSVGQGRNIVVVHGGPGLPPVEPWRASLLMSDTFRWHFYDQRGSGESSRPFTNAPTGGTWQAMQEVEARLGLGAQLADLERIRRLLGQERLTLVGHSFGALVAALYAAEWPERVESLVLVAPAPLVTMPTGDGDLFAQVQARLDEPGQQALKAWMKHSFDFPARLKDDEARLSRHFADFGPLYLQALRRDTPEARLPETGAAGGFLSLGLYLSLGRTHDWSTWLRRVRAPTLVIHGAKDLQPRSATQRVVEALPHARLVELADSGHFPFEERPEDFAATVRAFLTEVER from the coding sequence ATGGCGGTTGCAGTGGGAGCACTCTTGCTGCTGGCAGGCGTGGCGATGGGCGCATGGTGGTGGATGGGGCGAGCCCTCTTCCAGCCCGGCAGCGTGGAGTCCGTCCTCGCCACACGAGGAGAGACCTTCGAGGTGCCCCCCGGCCAGGCCGTGGACGCGCCGTTCTGGCAGGTGGCGCCCGAGGTGCGACTCCGCCACCTCTCCGTGGGCCAGGGGCGGAACATCGTCGTCGTCCACGGCGGTCCTGGCCTGCCCCCCGTGGAGCCCTGGCGCGCGTCGCTGCTCATGAGCGACACGTTTCGCTGGCACTTCTATGACCAGCGCGGCAGCGGCGAATCCTCGCGTCCCTTCACGAATGCGCCCACTGGCGGCACCTGGCAGGCCATGCAGGAGGTGGAGGCCCGGTTGGGACTCGGCGCGCAGCTCGCGGACCTCGAACGCATCCGGCGCCTGCTCGGCCAGGAGCGCCTGACGCTGGTGGGACACTCCTTCGGGGCCCTGGTCGCGGCGCTGTATGCCGCGGAGTGGCCCGAGCGAGTCGAGTCCCTCGTGCTCGTCGCTCCCGCGCCCCTGGTGACGATGCCCACGGGAGACGGAGACCTGTTCGCCCAGGTCCAGGCCCGGCTGGATGAACCCGGCCAGCAGGCGCTGAAGGCGTGGATGAAACACTCCTTCGACTTCCCCGCGAGATTGAAGGACGACGAGGCCCGCCTCTCCAGGCACTTCGCCGATTTCGGACCGCTGTATCTCCAGGCCCTGCGACGGGATACCCCCGAGGCACGGCTGCCGGAGACTGGCGCCGCGGGAGGGTTCCTCTCCCTGGGGCTCTACCTGAGCCTGGGCCGCACGCACGACTGGAGCACGTGGCTGCGCCGGGTGCGCGCTCCCACGCTCGTCATCCATGGCGCCAAGGACCTGCAACCGCGCTCCGCCACCCAGCGCGTGGTAGAAGCCCTGCCCCACGCGCGGCTGGTGGAACTGGCGGACAGCGGGCACTTCCCCTTCGAGGAACGACCCGAGGACTTCGCCGCCACGGTGCGCGCCTTCCTCACGGAGGTCGAGCGGTGA
- a CDS encoding MerR family transcriptional regulator, whose amino-acid sequence MSGLLYAIGETSRITGLSVKALRLYQEKGLLEPSYVDPSSGYRYYTERDITLAHTLRALRDLRLSLEEIRGVLAELNQGASLAEQLAQVRARLAEEAASAQRSVLALDTLLRHQAQAEAYLRAPPPILERWLAPARVAMYRAKGRYSDASVVFPRLLAACGPHIAGAPFCLLHEAEYREDDADLSWCVPVAPGAAPEGVHVEEVPEVQAATLVHSGPPDSVGPSWARLFAHLHAKERTPTTPLRETYLRVETKEGQSWLTELALPWTGRKA is encoded by the coding sequence GTGAGTGGACTGCTGTACGCCATCGGCGAGACGTCGCGCATCACGGGCTTGAGCGTGAAGGCGCTGCGCCTCTACCAAGAGAAGGGGCTGCTCGAGCCCTCGTACGTGGACCCCTCCTCCGGCTATCGGTACTACACCGAGCGAGACATCACCCTGGCCCACACGCTGCGCGCCTTGCGCGACCTGCGGCTGTCCCTCGAGGAGATTCGTGGGGTGCTCGCGGAGTTGAACCAGGGTGCCTCGCTCGCGGAGCAGCTGGCGCAGGTGCGGGCCCGGCTCGCCGAGGAGGCCGCCAGCGCGCAGCGCTCCGTGCTCGCGCTGGACACCTTGCTGCGGCACCAGGCCCAGGCGGAGGCCTACCTGCGCGCGCCTCCGCCCATCCTGGAGCGTTGGCTCGCGCCGGCCCGCGTCGCGATGTATCGCGCGAAGGGGCGCTACTCGGACGCGTCGGTGGTCTTCCCCCGGCTGTTGGCCGCGTGTGGTCCACACATCGCCGGCGCGCCGTTCTGCCTCCTGCACGAAGCGGAGTACCGCGAGGACGACGCGGACCTCTCCTGGTGTGTGCCCGTCGCGCCCGGAGCCGCGCCAGAGGGCGTCCATGTGGAGGAGGTCCCCGAGGTCCAGGCGGCCACGCTCGTCCACTCGGGGCCACCTGACTCCGTGGGCCCCTCCTGGGCTCGCCTCTTCGCACACCTGCACGCGAAGGAGCGCACGCCGACGACGCCCCTGCGCGAGACGTATCTGCGCGTGGAGACGAAGGAGGGACAGTCGTGGCTCACGGAGCTCGCGCTCCCGTGGACCGGGCGCAAGGCCTGA
- a CDS encoding class I SAM-dependent methyltransferase — MSAQYDSIGEKVADWDVLPVRSEYIEGHTFFKVLGPIDGQSVLDVACGDGLYTRQFKARGASRAVGVDVSEEMIRAGRKLEEEQRLGIEYHVSDVADMAPLGQFDLVTAVYLLHYAHSPEHMFRMCRNIHSHLKPGGSFVTYTFNPGFSAQGPNSTRYGISMLDFPQVPRDGSPITAELHTKTPFTIHFSYWSQATHEQVLREAGFHSLTWTRPECSNSGLLKYGQAFWQDYLDNPHAVALRCQR; from the coding sequence ATGTCGGCGCAATACGATTCGATTGGCGAGAAGGTCGCGGACTGGGATGTGCTCCCCGTGCGCTCCGAGTACATCGAGGGCCATACCTTCTTCAAGGTGCTCGGCCCCATCGATGGACAGTCTGTCCTCGACGTGGCCTGTGGCGACGGGCTCTATACGAGACAATTCAAGGCACGGGGTGCCAGCCGGGCGGTGGGCGTCGACGTTTCGGAAGAGATGATTCGCGCGGGCCGCAAGCTCGAGGAGGAGCAGCGGCTGGGCATCGAGTACCACGTGTCGGACGTGGCGGACATGGCGCCTCTGGGCCAGTTCGACCTGGTGACGGCCGTCTATCTATTGCATTACGCGCACTCGCCCGAACACATGTTTCGGATGTGCCGGAACATCCATTCCCATCTGAAACCCGGAGGCAGCTTCGTCACCTATACCTTCAACCCCGGGTTCAGCGCGCAGGGGCCCAACAGCACGCGCTACGGAATCTCCATGTTGGACTTTCCCCAGGTCCCCCGGGATGGAAGCCCCATCACCGCGGAGCTGCACACGAAGACGCCCTTCACCATCCACTTCTCCTATTGGAGCCAGGCCACCCACGAGCAGGTGCTCCGCGAGGCGGGCTTCCACTCCCTCACCTGGACACGCCCCGAGTGCTCCAACTCGGGGCTCCTCAAATACGGGCAGGCCTTCTGGCAGGACTACCTCGACAACCCTCACGCGGTCGCCTTGCGCTGCCAGCGCTGA
- a CDS encoding LysR family transcriptional regulator yields the protein MESLRVFMDVVAAGSLSAAARKRGVATSAVSKRLAQLEKSLGVPLLVRSSRSMRLTEAGQALAERAPSALREVEDAFASARELGTATQGAVRVSAPVTLTEMHLAPLTAEFLMAEPPMRVELVVDDRFVDPVKDGFDLVIRSGPATHVSLVVKRLASDSRVLCASPAYLARAGTPVKAEDLSRHNCMRHAFNDSSGRWVLNVEGRSRAVLVRGNLRLNHGGALKAAVLRGLGIGYLPLFVVQDELERGALVRVLPDVVVEAPPFLIALHPYGRRPPRPVRGYLEYLAEHLPQRLGQPPLPR from the coding sequence GTGGAGTCCTTGCGTGTCTTCATGGACGTGGTGGCCGCGGGTTCGCTCTCCGCCGCGGCCCGGAAGCGGGGCGTGGCCACCTCGGCGGTGAGCAAGCGGCTGGCCCAGTTGGAGAAGAGCCTGGGTGTTCCCTTGCTGGTGCGCAGCTCCCGGAGCATGCGTCTCACGGAGGCAGGACAGGCCCTGGCCGAGCGTGCGCCCTCCGCGTTGAGGGAAGTGGAGGATGCGTTCGCCTCCGCGCGTGAGCTGGGCACCGCCACCCAAGGCGCCGTGCGTGTGTCCGCGCCCGTCACCCTGACCGAGATGCACCTGGCGCCGCTCACCGCGGAGTTCCTCATGGCGGAGCCACCCATGAGGGTCGAACTGGTGGTCGACGACCGGTTCGTGGACCCGGTGAAGGACGGCTTCGACCTGGTCATCCGCTCGGGCCCCGCCACCCACGTCAGCCTGGTCGTGAAGAGGCTCGCGAGTGATTCGCGCGTGTTGTGCGCCTCACCCGCCTACCTGGCGCGAGCGGGGACTCCTGTGAAGGCAGAGGACCTCTCGCGCCACAACTGCATGCGGCACGCGTTCAATGACTCGAGCGGGCGCTGGGTGCTGAACGTGGAGGGACGCAGCCGCGCGGTGCTCGTGCGCGGCAACCTGCGGCTCAACCACGGCGGCGCGCTCAAGGCCGCGGTGCTGCGAGGCCTGGGCATCGGGTACCTGCCGCTCTTCGTCGTCCAAGACGAGTTGGAGCGGGGGGCGCTCGTTCGTGTCCTCCCAGATGTCGTGGTGGAGGCGCCCCCGTTCCTCATCGCCCTGCATCCCTATGGACGCAGGCCTCCTCGTCCGGTGCGCGGCTACCTGGAGTATCTGGCGGAGCACCTGCCCCAGCGTCTGGGACAGCCCCCGCTTCCGCGCTGA
- a CDS encoding 2-hydroxymuconate tautomerase family protein, producing MPYVKIEVTNDGVTREQKESLVRGVTTLLQQVLNKDPSLTFVTIDEIDTDNWGVGGELVSDLRRRRATPPSPTPAVVSPSVVADVAGEMPALLACVATYLDGLYFADTERLARVFHPRARYFSTAEGSLKELDMPTYFEVVRGRVPAAASQQPRYDRLINVDLAGPHTAMVKLECALAPRHFTDYLSLVKDQGQWRIISKVFEVRQLP from the coding sequence ATGCCCTATGTGAAGATTGAAGTGACGAACGACGGGGTGACGCGGGAGCAGAAGGAATCATTGGTGCGCGGCGTCACCACCCTGCTCCAGCAAGTGTTGAACAAGGACCCCTCGTTGACGTTCGTCACCATCGACGAAATCGACACCGACAACTGGGGCGTCGGCGGCGAGTTGGTCTCCGACCTTCGGCGGCGAAGAGCCACCCCGCCATCACCCACGCCCGCGGTGGTCAGCCCCAGCGTGGTCGCCGACGTCGCGGGCGAGATGCCCGCCCTGCTCGCCTGCGTCGCGACCTATCTGGATGGACTGTACTTCGCTGATACCGAACGACTGGCCCGCGTGTTCCATCCGCGTGCGCGCTACTTCAGCACCGCGGAGGGCTCCCTCAAGGAGCTCGACATGCCCACCTACTTCGAAGTGGTGCGCGGCCGGGTCCCCGCCGCCGCGAGTCAGCAGCCTCGATATGACCGGCTCATCAACGTGGACCTCGCGGGTCCTCACACGGCGATGGTGAAGCTGGAGTGTGCGCTCGCCCCACGTCACTTCACGGACTACCTCAGCCTCGTGAAGGACCAGGGACAATGGAGAATCATCTCCAAGGTGTTCGAAGTGCGACAGCTCCCCTGA
- a CDS encoding aspartate aminotransferase family protein, producing the protein MRDDGRLTVRYPQGNVLLRNLARDFPLITHGHGVHLFDARGKRYLDASAGALVASVGHGNREVVDRIHEQLLRVAYVNGTHFTTEVTELLASRLCALAPEDLDRAAFLGSGSEAVEAAVKFARQLWVERGQPQRTKVLARAPGYHGNTLYALSLSGRPHYKTFFGPLLSEVVTTPAPYPYRSGLEDYARDGAEHYARLLEETLRRESPDTIAAFIAEPVIGSSAGASPPPPGYFERVSALCREYGILTIADEVMCGCGRTGRFFASDLFHFKPDLLVLGKGISGGYAPLSALLVKQAHVEEMRLGSGGFMHAQTYLQAPAMTAAGLAVLDYFERHDLVAHAASVGAYFQRKLREVLSPLPFVGSVQGVGLMAGVELVEDTESRRPFPRSRKVVERLLSKLFERGLVLWSNTGHADGTHGDLLMLGPPLIITEAEVDELVDTLARGIRHFFQEES; encoded by the coding sequence ATGCGGGACGACGGAAGGCTGACGGTTCGCTACCCCCAGGGGAACGTGCTCCTGCGCAACCTCGCGCGAGACTTCCCCCTCATCACCCACGGACACGGCGTCCATCTCTTCGACGCGCGTGGCAAGCGCTACCTGGACGCCTCCGCCGGCGCGCTGGTGGCCAGCGTCGGCCACGGCAACCGTGAGGTGGTGGACCGCATCCACGAACAGCTGCTCCGCGTCGCGTATGTCAATGGCACCCACTTCACCACCGAGGTGACGGAGTTGCTCGCCTCGCGCCTGTGCGCGCTGGCGCCTGAAGACCTCGACCGCGCCGCGTTCCTCGGCTCGGGCTCCGAGGCCGTGGAGGCCGCGGTGAAGTTCGCCCGGCAGCTCTGGGTCGAGCGCGGACAACCCCAACGCACCAAGGTCCTCGCGCGGGCGCCCGGCTATCACGGCAACACCCTCTACGCGCTCTCGCTCTCCGGACGCCCGCACTACAAGACGTTCTTCGGTCCGCTGCTGTCGGAGGTCGTCACCACTCCCGCGCCCTATCCGTACCGCTCCGGCCTGGAGGACTACGCACGCGACGGCGCTGAGCACTACGCGCGGCTCCTGGAGGAGACGCTCCGCCGGGAGAGCCCGGATACCATCGCCGCCTTCATCGCCGAGCCCGTCATCGGCTCCTCGGCGGGAGCATCCCCTCCGCCCCCGGGCTACTTCGAGCGCGTGAGCGCGCTGTGCCGCGAGTACGGCATCCTCACCATCGCCGACGAGGTGATGTGTGGCTGTGGCCGCACCGGGCGCTTCTTCGCCAGCGACCTGTTCCACTTCAAGCCCGACCTGCTCGTGCTCGGCAAGGGCATCAGCGGGGGCTATGCCCCCTTGAGCGCGCTGCTCGTGAAGCAGGCGCACGTGGAGGAGATGCGCCTGGGCTCCGGCGGCTTCATGCACGCGCAGACCTATCTCCAGGCCCCCGCGATGACCGCGGCGGGACTCGCCGTGCTCGACTACTTCGAGCGTCACGACCTCGTCGCCCATGCCGCGAGCGTTGGGGCGTACTTCCAACGCAAGCTGCGCGAGGTGCTCTCACCGCTGCCCTTCGTCGGCTCGGTGCAGGGCGTGGGGCTGATGGCGGGCGTGGAGCTCGTGGAGGACACGGAGAGCCGCCGCCCCTTCCCTCGCTCGCGCAAAGTGGTGGAGCGCCTGCTCTCGAAGCTGTTCGAGCGCGGGCTGGTGCTCTGGTCCAACACCGGCCACGCGGACGGGACTCACGGCGACCTGCTGATGCTGGGGCCGCCGCTCATCATCACCGAGGCCGAGGTGGACGAGCTGGTCGACACCCTGGCGCGCGGCATCCGCCATTTCTTCCAGGAGGAGTCATGA
- a CDS encoding aldehyde dehydrogenase family protein codes for MSFRITYSVLEADLSTLHAQFDDALRAVRGQLGAQLPSWIAGEAFRSGDLLESHNPASPSELLASFHRTPIPELDRVVRVAREAQRDWGATHWEERVRILRKAADLISERRLELSARMTLEVGKSRLESLGDVEESADLLRYYARQLEEAEGFRKPMARLSPNEDTLSVLRPYGVFAVISPFNFPLALAAGMSAGALLGGNAVILKPSEETPWCAEGLYHALADAGLPPGVFQVVHGEGESLGAALVRHPGVDGVSFTGSKAVGMAIHRTLSTGRVRPCFLELGGKNPAIVCKDADLEAAIEGCFRSAFGLSGQKCSALSRIYVHESRLNDFTDGLARKALEARVGDPSLASVFTGPVINAAAVQRFERVMDEARQDGAVIAGGERLYLEGALAEGHFVAPTVVALSHGHRLMREELFLPFVGVTSFRTLEEALRLANDCDYGLTAGIFSRDAADVERFMAEAEAGVLYANRRTGATTGAWPGVQSFCGWKSSGASGKGGCGPYYVSQCMREQAQTRMAS; via the coding sequence ATGAGCTTTCGCATCACCTATTCGGTGTTGGAGGCGGACCTGTCCACGCTCCATGCCCAGTTCGACGACGCGCTGCGCGCCGTCCGGGGCCAGCTTGGCGCGCAACTTCCATCGTGGATCGCCGGTGAGGCGTTCCGGAGCGGAGACCTGCTGGAGAGCCACAACCCCGCAAGCCCCAGCGAGCTGCTCGCGTCCTTCCACCGCACGCCCATCCCGGAGCTCGACCGCGTGGTGCGCGTGGCGCGAGAGGCTCAACGCGACTGGGGAGCGACGCATTGGGAGGAGCGGGTGCGCATCCTCCGCAAGGCCGCGGACCTGATTTCGGAGCGGCGCCTGGAGCTCTCCGCGCGGATGACGCTGGAGGTGGGCAAGAGCCGGCTGGAGTCCCTGGGCGACGTGGAGGAGTCCGCGGACCTGCTGCGCTACTACGCCCGGCAGCTCGAGGAGGCGGAGGGATTCCGCAAGCCCATGGCGCGGCTGTCTCCGAACGAGGACACGCTCAGCGTGCTGCGCCCCTATGGCGTGTTCGCGGTCATCTCGCCCTTCAACTTCCCGCTGGCGCTCGCCGCGGGGATGAGCGCGGGCGCACTGCTCGGAGGCAACGCCGTCATCCTCAAGCCCAGCGAGGAGACCCCGTGGTGCGCGGAGGGGCTCTACCACGCGCTCGCGGACGCGGGCCTCCCTCCCGGCGTCTTCCAGGTGGTGCATGGCGAGGGCGAGTCGCTCGGCGCCGCGCTGGTGCGCCATCCCGGCGTGGATGGCGTGTCGTTCACCGGCAGCAAGGCGGTGGGCATGGCCATCCACCGGACGCTGTCCACGGGCCGGGTGAGGCCGTGCTTCCTGGAGCTGGGTGGGAAGAATCCCGCCATCGTCTGCAAGGACGCGGACCTGGAAGCCGCCATCGAGGGCTGCTTCCGCTCCGCCTTCGGCCTGTCCGGCCAGAAGTGCAGCGCGCTGTCCCGCATCTATGTCCACGAATCGCGGCTGAACGACTTCACCGACGGCCTGGCGCGCAAGGCGCTGGAGGCCCGGGTGGGAGACCCATCACTCGCGTCCGTGTTCACCGGCCCGGTCATCAACGCCGCGGCCGTCCAACGCTTCGAGCGTGTGATGGACGAGGCGCGCCAGGACGGCGCGGTCATCGCGGGCGGCGAGCGGCTCTACCTGGAGGGAGCTCTCGCCGAGGGGCACTTCGTCGCGCCCACCGTGGTGGCGCTGTCCCATGGACACCGGCTGATGCGCGAGGAGCTGTTCCTCCCCTTCGTCGGCGTGACGAGCTTCCGCACGTTGGAGGAGGCGCTGCGGCTGGCCAACGACTGTGACTACGGACTGACGGCCGGCATCTTCAGCCGCGACGCCGCGGACGTGGAGCGCTTCATGGCCGAGGCCGAGGCGGGCGTCCTCTACGCCAACCGTCGCACGGGCGCGACCACCGGCGCCTGGCCCGGCGTGCAGTCGTTCTGCGGTTGGAAGTCCAGCGGCGCGTCCGGCAAGGGCGGCTGCGGCCCCTACTACGTCTCCCAATGCATGCGCGAGCAGGCGCAGACACGGATGGCCTCATGA
- a CDS encoding acetyl ornithine aminotransferase family protein, protein MNKLYPEVKVAPPGPNAQAIIAMDQRHSSPSYIKEYPLVVERGEGAWVHDVDGNRYLDFMAGIAVASTGHSHPTVVKAIHEAADRFLHICGTDFYYDSFSQLCARLASYLPEMGPKRVFLTNSGTEAVEGALKLARHHTRRQYVVAFKGGFHGRTIGAISLNSSKVAQRAFFGPLLPGVIHIPYANPYRCPNGCAPYTCGDACNPALALEREWFVNHVDPREVAAIFVEPILGEGGYVVPPAGFLQHLRRICDAHGILLVFDEVQSGIGRTGRMFAAEHFKVMPDILLSAKGIASGMPLGAIIARESVMTWPRGSHGSTYGGNPVCCAAALATLDVVEGLLDSVHATGEVLQRGLRDLQSRFPVIGDVRGVGLMVGAEFVDPRTREPAGAYVAALEQLAFRKGLLLLSCGKSTIRFAPPLVVGRHEVDVMLGVLEQCLRELPLPSAASPQAAVAGVKL, encoded by the coding sequence ATGAACAAGCTCTATCCCGAAGTGAAGGTCGCGCCCCCCGGGCCCAACGCCCAGGCCATCATCGCGATGGACCAGCGCCACAGCTCTCCCTCGTACATCAAGGAGTATCCCCTCGTCGTCGAGCGGGGTGAGGGCGCGTGGGTGCATGACGTCGACGGCAACCGCTACCTCGACTTCATGGCCGGCATCGCCGTGGCGTCCACCGGCCACTCCCACCCCACGGTGGTGAAGGCCATCCACGAGGCCGCCGACCGCTTCCTGCACATCTGCGGCACCGACTTCTATTACGACTCGTTCTCTCAGCTGTGTGCGCGGCTGGCCAGCTATCTGCCGGAGATGGGACCCAAGCGTGTCTTCCTGACCAACTCCGGCACGGAGGCGGTGGAGGGCGCGCTCAAGCTGGCGCGGCACCACACCCGGCGCCAGTACGTGGTGGCCTTCAAGGGTGGGTTCCACGGGCGCACCATCGGCGCCATCTCGCTCAACTCCTCCAAGGTGGCTCAGCGCGCCTTCTTCGGCCCGCTGCTGCCCGGCGTCATCCACATCCCCTACGCCAACCCGTACCGCTGCCCCAACGGGTGTGCTCCGTACACCTGCGGCGATGCGTGCAACCCGGCGCTGGCGCTGGAGCGCGAGTGGTTCGTCAATCACGTGGACCCGCGCGAGGTGGCGGCCATCTTCGTGGAGCCCATCCTGGGTGAGGGCGGCTACGTCGTCCCCCCCGCGGGCTTCCTCCAGCACCTGCGCCGCATCTGTGATGCCCACGGCATCCTGCTCGTGTTCGACGAGGTGCAGTCCGGCATCGGGCGCACGGGGCGGATGTTCGCGGCCGAGCACTTCAAGGTGATGCCGGACATCCTGCTGTCCGCCAAGGGAATCGCCTCGGGCATGCCGCTGGGCGCCATCATCGCCCGCGAGTCGGTGATGACGTGGCCTCGCGGCTCGCACGGCAGCACCTACGGCGGCAACCCCGTGTGCTGCGCGGCGGCGCTCGCCACGCTGGACGTGGTGGAGGGGCTGCTCGACTCCGTGCACGCCACGGGCGAAGTGCTTCAACGCGGCCTGCGCGACTTGCAGTCGCGCTTCCCGGTCATCGGCGATGTGCGCGGCGTGGGCCTGATGGTGGGCGCGGAGTTCGTGGACCCGAGGACACGCGAGCCTGCGGGAGCCTATGTGGCCGCGCTGGAGCAGCTCGCCTTCCGCAAGGGGCTGCTCCTCTTGTCATGTGGCAAGTCCACCATCCGCTTCGCGCCCCCGCTCGTCGTGGGCCGGCATGAAGTGGACGTCATGCTGGGTGTTCTCGAGCAGTGCCTGCGCGAGCTCCCGCTCCCCTCCGCCGCCTCGCCCCAGGCCGCCGTCGCTGGCGTGAAGCTCTGA
- a CDS encoding CoA transferase subunit A yields MNKLCSMREAIAASVKHGSSLVIDGFTHLICFAAGHEIIRQGIKDLTAIRLTPDLVYDQLIEAGAVRKLVFSWAGNPGVGSLHALRRRSEASSSERLELEEYSHFGLLSRLLAASAGLPFWPLSNYQGGDIARVNPSIKSVRCPYTGKELATVPALHPDVAIIHCQRADPEGNAQVWGLLGSQKEVAFAARKVIVVAEEIVSTELIRKDPNRTLVPGIIVSHVVHEPWGCHPSFVQGFHDRDNDFYVKWEDISRQPETYRAWLEEFVYGVKDRQGYLSRLETGLLDKLRAKARVCAGVDYGY; encoded by the coding sequence ATGAACAAGCTCTGTTCCATGCGGGAGGCCATCGCCGCGAGCGTGAAGCACGGCAGCTCGCTCGTGATTGATGGCTTCACCCACCTCATCTGCTTCGCGGCGGGCCACGAAATCATCCGCCAGGGCATCAAGGACCTGACGGCCATCCGCCTCACCCCGGACCTCGTCTATGACCAGCTCATCGAGGCGGGCGCCGTGCGAAAGCTCGTCTTCAGCTGGGCCGGAAACCCCGGCGTGGGAAGTCTCCACGCGCTGCGACGGCGCAGCGAGGCGTCCTCCTCCGAGCGCCTGGAGCTGGAGGAGTACTCCCACTTCGGTCTGCTCTCCCGGCTGCTGGCGGCGAGCGCGGGCCTGCCGTTCTGGCCGCTGAGCAACTACCAGGGCGGAGACATCGCCCGGGTGAACCCCTCCATCAAGTCGGTGCGCTGTCCGTACACGGGGAAGGAGCTGGCCACCGTGCCCGCGCTCCATCCGGACGTGGCCATCATCCACTGCCAGCGCGCGGACCCGGAAGGCAACGCACAGGTGTGGGGCCTGCTCGGCTCACAGAAGGAGGTGGCCTTCGCCGCGCGCAAGGTGATTGTCGTCGCCGAGGAGATTGTCTCCACCGAGCTCATCCGCAAGGACCCCAACCGCACGCTCGTGCCCGGCATCATCGTCAGCCACGTGGTGCACGAGCCCTGGGGCTGCCATCCCAGCTTCGTGCAGGGCTTCCATGACCGGGACAACGACTTCTACGTGAAGTGGGAGGACATCTCCCGCCAGCCGGAGACCTACCGCGCGTGGCTGGAGGAGTTCGTCTACGGCGTGAAGGACCGGCAGGGCTACCTGTCGCGGCTGGAGACGGGGCTGCTCGACAAGCTCCGCGCGAAGGCGCGCGTCTGCGCGGGGGTGGACTATGGCTACTGA